GATGAGGTCATCGGCCGCATCCTGCAGGCGGAGGACCGCGGCAAGACTGTCATCTTCATGCGCACGAAGCGCGCGGCTGCCCGCCTGCAGGAGGAGCTCACGGACCGCGGCTTCAGCGCCGCAGCCGTGCACGGCGACCTCAATCAGGATCAGCGCGAGCGCGCGATGGCCGCGTTCAAGTCGGGCAAGAAGGATGTGCTCATCGCGACCGAGGTCGCGGCTCGCGGCATCGATGTTGACGACGTGACACACGTCATCAACCACACGGTACCCGACGACGAGAAGGCGTACCTGCACCGCGTCGGGCGCACAGGCCGCGCGGGCCGCACAGGCATCGCCGTGACGTTTGTCGACTGGGACGACATGCACAAGTGGGCGCTCATCAACAAGGCGCTCGAGTTCGGCATCGCCGAGCCCGTCGAGACCTACTCGTCCTCGCCGCACCTGTTCACTGACCTGAACATTCCCGAGGGCTCGAAGGGTCGCCTCAAGGCGACGCCCGTGAAGGAGACCGCTCCCCGCGGCGAGCGCACCCGCTCGCGCACGTCGGGTGCTCGTTCGGCGGGATCAGGATCAGGATCGCGCTCGGAGTCGGACGCCGCAGGCGAGGGCGGCTCTAAGCGAACACGCCGCCGCACACGCAGCGCGAACCCGCAGGGTCCAGGCCGACACGAGTCGCACGGTCACGAGCAGCACGGTCATGACGCCGACGGCGGCAGCGAGCCCGGCGCCCCGGCGCCCGAGAGCACCGGCACTGACGGGGAGGGCGCACCGCGTCGCCGCCGCCGTCGGGGCGGTCGTGGCCGCGGCAACGGGGCCGGCGCCTCCACAGAGGGTGCGCGGACCGAGGGGACGCAGGCAGCCGACAGCGGCGCTTCGGCTCCCGCGGAGGCTCCCGCCGCGTAGTCCGCCCGACGGCTGAGACGTCACGGTTCGAAACATCCATTGGTGCTCATGCCCGCAACGTTTACGCTTGCGGGCATGAGCATTGATTTTCCCGCCCTGCCCGATACCGTTTCAGTCGACCGCGTCAAGGTTGCGCCCGAGGTCGAGCTGCGCGTACTCCGGGCCGGCTCAGGTTCGCCAGTCGTCTTCGTCCCCGGGTGGAACTTCTCAGCCGAGGTGTTCGTGCACCAGCTCACTGGGCTCGCAGGCGCCCACGAGGTCATCGCTGTCGACCCGCGAGGGCACGGTGAGTCGAGTAAGCCGCTCACGGGCAACAGCTTCCCGCAGCGCGGCCGTGACCTCGCCGCCCTGCTCACAGCACTAGATCTCAGGGGCGTCACCCTCGCGGGCTGGTCGTTCGGCGTACTCGACGTGCTCTCGGCGCTCGAGGTCGACGGGGTGAACGACCGCGTCGCTCGACTCATCCTCATTGACGAGCCGCCGCGCGTCCCCTTCGACCCCGCGAATGCCGCCGAGTGGGGCGAGGCCGCGCTCAACCACGACGGGCTCCCTGCCTACGTGAAGTTCCTCTCAACAGATCGTCAGGGCTTCCTTGAGTACATCGCGGCAGACGCGCTTGGCGTCGCGGCGGAAGATGCAGCGGCCGAGCCCGCTGTCGGGAAGCTCATCGCCGACGGCGCCCGGACGCCGAGCACATCGCGATCATCACCGGCGTCGAGGGGCTCGCAACCGACCTGTCGGCCCCAGCTGCCGCGTTTGACAGTTCAGGCAAGCCGCTGCTGTTTCTCGCGCAGGATGCCTGGGCCGACGACGCGCG
Above is a window of Leucobacter aridicollis DNA encoding:
- a CDS encoding alpha/beta fold hydrolase, translated to MSIDFPALPDTVSVDRVKVAPEVELRVLRAGSGSPVVFVPGWNFSAEVFVHQLTGLAGAHEVIAVDPRGHGESSKPLTGNSFPQRGRDLAALLTALDLRGVTLAGWSFGVLDVLSALEVDGVNDRVARLILIDEPPRVPFDPANAAEWGEAALNHDGLPAYVKFLSTDRQGFLEYIAADALGVAAEDAAAEPAVGKLIADGARTPSTSRSSPASRGSQPTCRPQLPRLTVQASRCCFSRRMPGPTTRAGG